Proteins from a genomic interval of Desulfovibrio piger:
- the groL gene encoding chaperonin GroEL (60 kDa chaperone family; promotes refolding of misfolded polypeptides especially under stressful conditions; forms two stacked rings of heptamers to form a barrel-shaped 14mer; ends can be capped by GroES; misfolded proteins enter the barrel where they are refolded when GroES binds) yields MSAKEVLFDVKAREKLARGVDKLANAVKVTLGPKGRNVAIEKSFGAPVITKDGVTVAKEIELDDKFENMGAQLVKEVASKTSDAAGDGTTTATILAQAIYHEGVKLVAAGRNPMAIKRGIDKGVEALIGELANLAKPTRDQKEIAQIGTISANSDATIGNIIAEAMAKVGKEGVITVEEAKGLETTMDVVEGMRFDRGYLSPYFVTNAEKMECEMDNPYILCTEKKISSMKDMLPVLEQVAKVNRPLVILAEDVEGEALATLVVNKLRGALQVVAIKAPGFGDRRKAMLQDIAILTGGQVASDDTGTKLENMTLNDLGTAKRVVVKKEDTTIVDGAGKADEIKARVKQIRAQVEESTSDYDREKLQERLAKLVGGVAVVHVGAATEVEMKEKKDRVEDALNATRAAVEEGIVPGGGTALIRVSKVLDSIKPADDDELAGVNIIRNAIEAPLRQIAHNAGFEGSIVVEKVRQGKDGFGFNAATGEYEDLIKAGVIDPKKVTRTALLNAASVASLLLTTECAISEKPEPKKDAPAMPDGMGGMGGMGGMY; encoded by the coding sequence ATGTCCGCTAAAGAAGTTCTCTTCGACGTGAAAGCCCGCGAAAAACTGGCGCGTGGTGTTGATAAGCTGGCCAATGCCGTGAAGGTGACCCTCGGCCCCAAGGGTCGTAACGTTGCCATCGAAAAGTCCTTCGGCGCTCCCGTCATCACCAAGGACGGCGTGACCGTCGCCAAGGAAATCGAACTGGACGACAAGTTCGAGAACATGGGCGCCCAGCTGGTGAAGGAAGTCGCCTCCAAGACCTCCGACGCCGCCGGTGACGGTACCACCACCGCCACCATCCTGGCCCAGGCCATCTACCACGAAGGCGTGAAGCTGGTGGCTGCCGGCCGCAATCCCATGGCCATCAAGCGCGGCATCGACAAGGGCGTGGAAGCCCTGATCGGCGAACTGGCCAACCTGGCCAAGCCCACCCGCGACCAGAAGGAAATCGCCCAGATCGGTACCATCTCTGCCAACTCCGACGCCACCATCGGCAACATCATCGCCGAAGCCATGGCCAAGGTGGGCAAGGAAGGCGTGATCACCGTTGAAGAAGCCAAGGGCCTGGAAACCACCATGGACGTGGTGGAAGGCATGCGCTTCGACCGCGGCTATCTCTCTCCCTACTTCGTGACCAACGCGGAGAAGATGGAATGCGAGATGGACAACCCCTACATCCTGTGCACTGAGAAGAAGATCTCCAGCATGAAGGACATGCTGCCCGTGCTCGAACAGGTCGCCAAGGTCAATCGTCCTCTGGTGATCCTGGCCGAAGACGTGGAAGGCGAAGCCCTGGCTACCCTGGTGGTCAACAAGCTGCGTGGCGCCCTGCAGGTCGTGGCCATCAAGGCCCCCGGCTTCGGTGACCGCCGCAAGGCCATGCTGCAGGATATCGCCATCCTGACCGGCGGCCAGGTGGCTTCTGACGACACCGGCACCAAGCTGGAAAACATGACCCTCAACGACCTGGGTACCGCCAAGCGCGTGGTGGTCAAGAAGGAAGACACCACCATCGTTGACGGCGCCGGCAAGGCCGACGAAATCAAGGCCCGCGTGAAGCAGATCCGCGCCCAAGTGGAAGAATCCACCTCCGATTACGACCGCGAAAAGCTGCAGGAACGCCTGGCCAAGCTGGTGGGCGGCGTGGCCGTGGTCCATGTGGGTGCCGCTACCGAAGTGGAAATGAAGGAAAAGAAGGACCGCGTGGAAGACGCCCTGAACGCTACCCGCGCTGCCGTGGAAGAAGGCATCGTGCCTGGCGGCGGTACCGCTCTGATCCGCGTGTCCAAGGTGCTCGACAGCATCAAGCCCGCTGACGACGACGAACTGGCCGGCGTGAACATCATCCGCAACGCCATCGAAGCTCCTCTGCGCCAGATCGCCCACAACGCCGGCTTTGAAGGCTCCATCGTTGTGGAAAAGGTCCGCCAGGGCAAGGACGGCTTCGGCTTCAACGCCGCTACCGGCGAATACGAAGACCTCATCAAGGCCGGCGTCATCGACCCCAAGAAGGTGACCCGTACCGCCCTGCTGAACGCCGCTTCCGTGGCCTCCCTGCTGCTGACCACCGAATGCGCCATCTCCGAAAAGCCCGAACCCAAGAAGGACGCTCCTGCCATGCCTGACGGCATGGGTGGCATGGGCGGCATGGGCGGCATGTACTAA
- the groES gene encoding co-chaperone GroES, which translates to MKLQPLNDRVLVKRLETEEKTAGGLYIPDTAKEKPCKGQVIATGPGKVLENGTRVELAVKKGDQVLFNKYAGTEVKLDGIDHLVMREEDILAILTD; encoded by the coding sequence ATGAAACTGCAGCCCCTGAACGATCGTGTGCTGGTCAAGCGCCTGGAAACCGAAGAAAAGACCGCCGGCGGTCTGTACATCCCCGACACCGCCAAGGAAAAGCCCTGCAAGGGTCAGGTGATCGCTACCGGTCCCGGCAAGGTCTTGGAAAACGGCACCCGCGTTGAACTGGCCGTCAAGAAGGGTGATCAGGTGCTCTTCAACAAGTACGCCGGCACCGAAGTCAAGCTGGACGGCATCGACCATCTGGTGATGCGCGAAGAAGACATCCTCGCCATCCTGACCGACTAA
- a CDS encoding ACT domain-containing protein, translating to MKAEQLSVFLENRAGRLAEVTHTLAEAGVNIRALSLADTSDFGILRLIVDDQEKAKSVLKEHSFTLGRTSVVAVQVPDTPGGLDSVLQFVSQHGINVEYMYAFITREADCAIMIFRFDKTDQAVDLLKSNGFTVLPPDQLFGNKD from the coding sequence ATGAAAGCTGAACAACTTTCCGTTTTTCTGGAAAACCGCGCCGGCCGTCTGGCCGAAGTGACCCATACGCTGGCTGAGGCCGGCGTCAACATCCGCGCTCTTTCCCTGGCTGATACCTCCGATTTCGGTATCCTGCGCCTCATCGTTGATGACCAGGAAAAAGCCAAATCCGTTCTCAAGGAACACAGCTTCACCCTGGGCCGCACCAGTGTGGTCGCCGTGCAGGTGCCCGATACCCCCGGCGGTCTGGACAGCGTGCTGCAGTTCGTCTCGCAGCATGGCATCAATGTGGAATACATGTATGCCTTCATCACCCGTGAAGCTGACTGTGCCATCATGATCTTCCGTTTCGACAAGACCGACCAGGCCGTGGATCTGCTCAAGAGCAACGGCTTCACTGTCCTGCCGCCGGATCAGCTGTTCGGCAACAAAGACTAG
- a CDS encoding twin-arginine translocase TatA/TatE family subunit, which produces MFGIGMQELLLILIVVLLIFGANKLPEIGGGLGRAIRNFRRASSEPDEIDITPGKDKKPTSGDDAPKA; this is translated from the coding sequence ATGTTCGGCATCGGCATGCAGGAACTGTTACTTATTTTGATCGTAGTGCTGCTCATCTTCGGCGCCAACAAACTGCCGGAGATCGGTGGCGGGCTGGGACGGGCCATCCGAAATTTCCGCCGGGCCTCGTCCGAGCCTGACGAGATCGACATCACCCCCGGCAAGGACAAAAAGCCCACCTCGGGCGACGATGCTCCCAAAGCGTAG
- a CDS encoding D-alanyl-D-alanine carboxypeptidase family protein, giving the protein MFHSPSTPGRWLCVLLLVLAMLSLPAGADAARRARAAVMINLSNGKVLYEHNPNLSIPPASLTKVMTMYVVMDRIKMGRLKRNTSIRVHPTARVGGSSMRLRPRQRVTVDQLLTGMAVASGNDAAMAISQHISGNSRNFTHLMNHKARQLGMTRTVFKNPTGLPAAGQRTTARDMATLARAYLRSHPQAMRYHSLRSFRFNGRTLGATNTMLGIPGVDGLKTGWTVASGYNIIVTARRGKTRLLVVVMGGRSRAARDMVAHSLIEAGFKAPASPQQVRKRMRGVL; this is encoded by the coding sequence ATGTTCCACTCCCCCTCCACCCCGGGGCGCTGGCTGTGCGTCCTGCTGCTTGTCCTTGCCATGCTCTCGCTGCCTGCCGGTGCCGATGCGGCCCGCAGGGCCCGCGCTGCCGTCATGATCAACCTGAGCAACGGCAAGGTGCTGTACGAGCACAACCCCAATCTGTCCATCCCGCCCGCCTCTCTGACCAAGGTCATGACCATGTATGTGGTCATGGACCGCATCAAGATGGGCCGCCTGAAACGCAACACCAGCATCCGTGTCCATCCTACGGCCCGGGTGGGCGGTTCCAGCATGCGTTTGCGTCCCCGCCAGAGAGTCACCGTGGACCAGCTCCTTACCGGTATGGCCGTGGCTTCGGGCAATGACGCCGCTATGGCCATATCCCAGCATATCAGCGGCAACAGCCGCAACTTCACCCACCTCATGAACCACAAGGCACGCCAGCTCGGCATGACCCGGACGGTCTTCAAGAATCCCACGGGCCTGCCCGCAGCGGGCCAGCGCACCACGGCCCGCGACATGGCCACCCTGGCCCGCGCCTATCTGCGCAGCCATCCCCAGGCCATGCGCTACCACAGCCTGCGCTCCTTCCGCTTCAATGGGCGCACCCTGGGGGCCACCAACACCATGCTGGGCATCCCCGGTGTCGATGGCCTGAAAACGGGCTGGACCGTGGCCTCCGGTTACAACATCATCGTCACGGCCCGCCGTGGCAAGACCCGCCTGCTGGTGGTGGTCATGGGCGGCAGGAGCCGCGCTGCCCGCGACATGGTCGCCCACAGCCTCATCGAAGCGGGATTCAAGGCACCCGCCTCTCCCCAGCAGGTACGCAAGCGCATGCGAGGTGTCCTTTAG
- a CDS encoding AI-2E family transporter produces the protein MPNMLPRLLYILAALAWFLLLRPNPVTIVMAGCFACLTLPVYRRMRCTIRHWRKRLRLRHPGRLGHIVISCSHRLPLYGYIVMIFSAVVIPISTLVLLVSPQVAGGLSRLRELQANNFQLPPEWVMRFQELRHSLADYPKVDKMISEFLSNLDAMLADTMGLLINRSVDVLGGTMTVLWTLFLFVTLTVIFAAYASRINLITARIFHIPATMLRRFVLAIRRALQGVMLGIVLVAIAQGVLCGIGFAVAGIKQPAFWGLLATVVAPIPFVGTALVWGPLCLSLWFSGATMPAVGLALWGTLAVTSVDNILRPLFLQQGINAPFFVLIIAILCGLGSFGPMGLIIGPVLLAIAMQAVEEAHQTYHHMA, from the coding sequence ATGCCCAACATGTTGCCGCGCCTCCTGTACATCCTTGCCGCACTGGCCTGGTTCCTGCTGCTCCGCCCCAACCCCGTCACCATCGTCATGGCCGGATGCTTCGCCTGCCTGACGCTGCCCGTCTACCGGCGTATGCGCTGCACGATCCGGCACTGGCGCAAGCGTCTGCGCCTGCGCCATCCGGGCAGGCTGGGGCACATCGTGATCTCCTGCTCCCATCGCCTGCCGCTGTACGGCTATATCGTCATGATCTTCTCGGCTGTGGTCATCCCCATCAGCACCCTGGTGCTGCTGGTGTCGCCCCAGGTGGCCGGCGGTCTGTCCAGGCTGCGGGAACTCCAGGCAAACAACTTCCAGCTGCCGCCCGAATGGGTCATGCGCTTCCAGGAGCTGCGCCACAGCCTGGCGGACTATCCCAAAGTGGACAAGATGATCTCGGAGTTCCTCAGCAACCTCGATGCCATGCTGGCCGATACCATGGGCCTGCTCATCAACCGCAGCGTGGACGTGCTGGGCGGCACCATGACCGTCCTCTGGACCCTGTTCCTCTTCGTGACGCTCACGGTCATCTTTGCCGCCTACGCAAGCCGCATCAACCTGATTACGGCCCGCATCTTCCACATACCGGCCACCATGCTGCGCCGTTTCGTCCTGGCCATCCGTCGGGCCCTGCAGGGCGTCATGCTGGGCATCGTCCTGGTGGCCATCGCCCAGGGGGTCCTGTGCGGTATCGGCTTTGCCGTGGCGGGCATCAAGCAGCCTGCCTTCTGGGGGCTGCTGGCCACGGTCGTGGCGCCCATCCCCTTTGTGGGCACGGCGCTCGTCTGGGGCCCGCTCTGTCTTTCCCTCTGGTTCTCCGGCGCCACCATGCCCGCCGTGGGCCTGGCCCTCTGGGGCACGCTGGCCGTGACCAGCGTGGACAACATCCTGCGCCCCCTGTTCCTGCAACAGGGCATCAATGCTCCTTTCTTCGTACTGATCATCGCCATCCTCTGCGGTCTTGGCAGTTTTGGTCCCATGGGGCTCATCATCGGCCCCGTGCTGCTGGCCATCGCCATGCAGGCTGTGGAAGAAGCCCATCAAACCTACCACCATATGGCCTGA
- the greA gene encoding transcription elongation factor GreA: MTNIPISKQGYKRLEEELARLKSERPAIIQAIKEAREEGDLRENAGYDAARERQGMAEARIKYIESRMALYQVVDLDKLSGDKVIFGSTVEVEDVDTEESRTYTILGPDEAEPAKGSISFLSPVGQALLGKEVGDEVSVDIPRGRVTYEIVDITFRGSSIFD; the protein is encoded by the coding sequence GTGACCAATATCCCCATTTCCAAGCAGGGCTACAAGCGTCTGGAAGAAGAGCTGGCCCGCCTGAAGAGCGAACGCCCCGCCATCATCCAGGCCATCAAGGAGGCCCGTGAAGAAGGCGACCTGCGCGAAAACGCCGGTTATGATGCCGCCCGCGAACGCCAGGGCATGGCGGAAGCGCGCATCAAGTATATCGAGTCCCGCATGGCTCTTTACCAGGTGGTCGACCTGGACAAGCTGAGCGGCGACAAGGTCATCTTCGGCTCCACGGTGGAAGTGGAAGACGTGGATACCGAAGAAAGCCGCACCTACACCATCCTCGGTCCCGACGAAGCCGAGCCCGCCAAGGGTTCCATCTCCTTCCTCTCGCCCGTGGGCCAGGCCCTGCTGGGCAAGGAAGTGGGCGACGAAGTGAGCGTGGACATCCCGCGCGGCCGCGTCACCTACGAGATCGTGGACATCACCTTCCGCGGCTCCAGCATCTTCGACTAA
- a CDS encoding lysylphosphatidylglycerol synthase domain-containing protein: MKKYLRYLGPVLITALFVLAIYLLYHKLKAYSIAQIRESIQQVSTGSICFSIGLMIVNYIILVGYDWLALKAIHKSLPLPRVGLVSLVGQAVSYNFGALLGGTSVRYRFYSAWGFSLVEIVRLVLMLAVTFWVGALGLCGVVFLLAPPVIPDELLAKMPIHDVRFLGGILLAIALSYLVLCFTIRKPVHIFGKEFVFPIPRIAVAQMVVAGVDLIAAAACMYVLLPDDLGIGFIDFLPSYLMAQVAVVLTHVPGGVGVFELVILHLTHTPREQAVFAAVLLFRLIYFILPLLAAAALLAVYEARQSRNTLREAGRWLSVLSHSIAAYTTFVGGCILLVSAMLPTLPAVVAQLDDFLPRTLLMGGHLVCALSGALLLFVAYGLERRQNRAFWMAVILLLLGIAGALLKGLSFLAAGAALVVLITVWLSRRRFYRSSFFWEEAIPAHWLVLAFAALGLAMGLGWFIYHPAWDRATLWGFEQHFNASRVLLADVGIAVVVLVSWLVRVSLRARKRLQERNLQSGRVPRA; this comes from the coding sequence ATGAAAAAATACTTGCGTTACCTGGGGCCTGTACTCATAACGGCACTTTTCGTGCTGGCCATATATCTCCTGTATCACAAGCTCAAAGCTTACAGCATCGCCCAGATCAGAGAAAGCATCCAGCAGGTCTCCACGGGCAGTATCTGTTTCTCCATCGGCCTGATGATCGTCAACTACATCATCCTGGTGGGCTATGACTGGCTCGCCCTGAAGGCCATCCACAAATCTTTGCCCCTGCCGCGTGTGGGGCTCGTCTCCCTGGTAGGGCAGGCCGTCAGCTACAACTTCGGGGCACTGCTGGGCGGTACGAGCGTCCGCTACCGGTTCTATTCTGCCTGGGGCTTTTCCCTGGTCGAGATCGTCCGTCTCGTGCTCATGCTGGCCGTCACCTTCTGGGTCGGTGCCCTGGGACTGTGCGGCGTGGTCTTCCTGCTGGCGCCGCCCGTGATCCCTGACGAGCTGCTGGCCAAGATGCCCATCCATGACGTACGCTTCCTGGGGGGCATCCTGCTGGCCATTGCCCTTTCCTATCTGGTGCTGTGCTTCACCATCCGCAAACCGGTCCATATCTTCGGCAAGGAATTCGTCTTCCCCATTCCCCGCATCGCCGTGGCCCAGATGGTCGTGGCCGGGGTGGACCTGATCGCTGCCGCCGCCTGCATGTATGTGCTGCTGCCCGATGATCTGGGCATCGGCTTCATCGACTTCCTGCCCAGCTACCTCATGGCGCAGGTGGCCGTGGTGCTGACCCACGTGCCCGGTGGCGTGGGGGTCTTCGAGCTGGTCATCCTGCACCTGACGCATACCCCGCGCGAGCAGGCCGTTTTTGCAGCCGTGCTGCTGTTCCGCCTGATCTATTTCATCCTGCCGCTGCTGGCCGCCGCGGCCCTGCTGGCCGTGTACGAAGCCCGGCAAAGCCGCAATACCCTGCGGGAAGCGGGGCGCTGGCTTTCGGTACTTTCCCATTCCATCGCGGCCTACACCACCTTCGTGGGCGGCTGCATCCTGCTGGTCTCCGCCATGCTGCCGACGCTGCCCGCCGTGGTGGCGCAGCTTGACGACTTCCTTCCCCGTACCCTGCTCATGGGCGGGCATCTGGTCTGTGCGCTTTCCGGGGCCTTGCTGCTCTTCGTGGCCTATGGGCTGGAGCGGCGCCAGAACCGTGCCTTCTGGATGGCGGTGATCCTGTTGCTGTTGGGCATCGCAGGGGCTTTGCTCAAGGGCCTCTCCTTCCTGGCCGCCGGTGCCGCTCTGGTGGTGCTTATAACGGTCTGGCTGTCCCGGCGCCGCTTCTACCGTTCTTCCTTCTTCTGGGAAGAAGCCATCCCGGCACACTGGCTGGTCCTCGCCTTTGCGGCTCTGGGCCTGGCCATGGGCCTGGGCTGGTTCATCTACCATCCGGCATGGGACAGGGCCACCCTGTGGGGCTTTGAGCAGCACTTCAACGCTTCGCGCGTACTGCTGGCCGATGTGGGCATCGCGGTCGTGGTCCTGGTGTCGTGGCTCGTCCGGGTCAGCCTGCGGGCCCGCAAGCGCCTGCAGGAACGCAATCTGCAATCCGGGCGTGTCCCGCGCGCCTGA
- a CDS encoding Rossmann-like domain-containing protein produces MMTEEILYARLKEALRDAIARHHLDERSISLKSRGLTPEEAIGRTARTDYPILNGREVMLQARFGEALGQAFTSAPVDFEGSLADVLELDTTHDPQAAGMLVATLNAVLRAVGEIGNTVHCRDDGPELCAERYAALVRERFGTPRIALVGFQPALLARLSKEFSVRVLDLNPEIVGTVRSGVLVEDGMAAYQDVVRDWAELVLCTGSTLCNGSFVNFLDIGKPVLFFGTSCAGAAHVLGAERFCPMSA; encoded by the coding sequence ATGATGACGGAAGAAATCCTGTATGCCCGCCTCAAGGAGGCATTGCGTGATGCCATCGCACGGCATCATCTGGACGAGCGCAGCATCAGCCTGAAAAGCCGCGGCCTTACCCCGGAAGAAGCCATAGGGAGGACCGCGCGCACGGACTATCCCATTCTCAACGGCAGGGAAGTCATGCTTCAGGCCCGGTTCGGCGAGGCCCTTGGGCAGGCCTTCACCAGTGCGCCGGTGGATTTCGAGGGCTCGCTGGCCGATGTGCTTGAACTGGACACGACACATGATCCCCAGGCAGCCGGGATGCTGGTGGCTACGCTCAATGCCGTTTTGCGGGCGGTGGGCGAAATCGGCAATACGGTCCACTGCCGCGATGACGGGCCGGAGCTGTGCGCGGAACGGTATGCCGCTCTTGTCCGGGAACGCTTCGGTACGCCGCGCATCGCCCTGGTGGGGTTCCAGCCTGCGCTGCTGGCACGGCTGTCCAAAGAATTCAGCGTGCGGGTGCTGGATCTCAATCCCGAGATCGTGGGGACGGTACGGTCCGGCGTGCTGGTGGAAGACGGCATGGCAGCCTATCAGGATGTGGTGCGGGACTGGGCCGAGCTGGTGCTGTGCACGGGCAGTACGCTTTGCAACGGTTCGTTCGTCAATTTTCTGGATATCGGCAAGCCGGTGCTGTTCTTCGGTACCTCCTGTGCCGGGGCGGCGCATGTCCTGGGGGCGGAACGCTTCTGCCCCATGTCGGCCTGA
- a CDS encoding outer membrane homotrimeric porin, which yields MKKHLAILFLAAGMLLGGAQQGQAVDFKAKGVWINMLEYGGGGNFVKNDRNGHNVTGWGRWGEDEFEAKTRVRLQLEAIASESLSGTVYFEIGAATWGSASKGGALGADKNIVKIKHSYLDWVVPGTAVKARMGIQRIFLPDYASEASQVFDADVAGINVSAPLGEHAAVTAFWARPFNDNWSGGADGTTHYLDNVDVFGLLLPLTFEGVRLTPWAMLGMVGSNAFRSGNDYYGSGYGSGIGPSWYALPAHKADGTSANAYGTAFWAGLTGEITAADPFRLAWSVNYGTFDSGEEALNRSGWYASLLAEYKLDWGTPGIYAWYSSGDDDDPTNGSERLPSFDYNNECTSGFSGFGTLGTWTIGRDAVLGYTLAGTWGFGARIRDLSFIDKLSHTIRVNFYNGTNAPRMARYIKGELDVPGHAGRSLYGTASDFNNVNTNGGIYLTQRDYAAEFGIMSSYQIYDNLRLLVEANYIALWLDQSSDVWGGFSKNGSWHRANSIEDAWNVNMSFIYKF from the coding sequence ATGAAGAAACACCTGGCCATCCTTTTTCTTGCGGCCGGCATGCTTCTGGGGGGAGCTCAGCAGGGCCAGGCCGTGGACTTCAAAGCCAAGGGCGTATGGATCAATATGCTCGAGTACGGCGGCGGGGGAAATTTCGTTAAAAATGACCGCAACGGCCATAACGTGACCGGATGGGGACGCTGGGGAGAGGACGAGTTCGAGGCCAAGACACGTGTCCGCCTGCAACTGGAGGCCATCGCCTCGGAAAGCCTTTCGGGGACCGTCTATTTTGAGATCGGCGCCGCCACCTGGGGCAGCGCATCCAAAGGAGGTGCCCTGGGTGCTGACAAGAATATCGTCAAGATAAAGCACAGTTATCTGGACTGGGTCGTCCCCGGCACGGCCGTCAAGGCCCGCATGGGCATCCAGCGTATCTTCCTGCCGGATTACGCCTCCGAGGCTTCGCAGGTCTTCGATGCCGACGTGGCGGGGATCAACGTGTCCGCCCCTCTTGGCGAGCATGCCGCCGTGACGGCATTCTGGGCACGGCCATTCAATGACAACTGGAGCGGGGGGGCGGACGGAACGACCCACTACCTGGACAATGTGGACGTATTCGGCCTTTTGCTGCCCCTGACCTTCGAAGGCGTACGCCTGACCCCCTGGGCCATGCTGGGCATGGTGGGCAGCAATGCCTTCCGCTCCGGCAATGACTACTATGGTAGCGGCTACGGTTCGGGCATAGGCCCTTCGTGGTATGCCCTGCCCGCCCACAAGGCTGATGGCACCTCGGCCAATGCCTACGGAACGGCATTCTGGGCAGGCCTGACCGGCGAGATCACGGCTGCCGATCCCTTCCGGCTGGCCTGGAGCGTCAATTACGGCACCTTCGATTCCGGTGAAGAAGCCCTGAACCGCAGCGGCTGGTATGCCTCACTGCTGGCCGAATACAAACTGGACTGGGGCACGCCCGGCATCTATGCCTGGTACAGCAGCGGTGATGACGACGATCCGACGAACGGTTCCGAGCGGCTGCCGTCCTTTGATTACAATAACGAATGCACCAGCGGTTTTTCCGGCTTCGGGACGCTCGGGACCTGGACCATCGGCCGCGATGCCGTACTGGGCTATACCCTGGCCGGTACATGGGGCTTTGGTGCGCGCATCCGGGACCTGAGCTTCATCGACAAACTCAGCCACACCATCCGTGTCAACTTCTATAACGGGACCAATGCCCCCAGGATGGCCCGCTACATCAAGGGAGAACTGGACGTTCCCGGCCATGCGGGCCGCAGCCTGTACGGCACGGCTTCGGACTTCAATAACGTCAACACCAATGGCGGCATCTACCTGACGCAGCGGGACTATGCCGCGGAATTCGGCATCATGAGCTCCTACCAGATCTATGACAACCTGCGTCTGCTGGTGGAAGCCAACTATATAGCCCTCTGGCTGGATCAGTCGTCCGATGTCTGGGGAGGTTTCAGCAAGAACGGCAGCTGGCACCGTGCCAACAGCATCGAGGACGCCTGGAACGTCAACATGAGCTTCATCTACAAATTCTAG
- a CDS encoding LysR family transcriptional regulator, with protein sequence MELRQLEHFVTTADFGSTRRAAETLYTSQSSVSKNISMLEEELGVTLFVRSNRGVSLTEAGREFYDQAHAILQNVRLMKQMGRQKKYKKINISCYPSTMISRLFCFLYNTINHDEYKMSFLEGTVEDIVDNVHTGVSDIGIVYFSKDQHKCFSHVLAHKDIEFIEISQHEPCIYVGPKNPLYDRESISFSDLDDNSFIQPVNDFFSIEHHLTGSVWGCPKRQISKVSFPPTATIRSSRCCCIRISAVSAYV encoded by the coding sequence ATGGAACTGCGCCAACTTGAACACTTTGTCACTACAGCCGATTTCGGCAGCACCCGGCGTGCTGCCGAGACCCTGTATACCTCGCAATCCAGCGTGAGCAAAAATATCAGCATGCTGGAAGAAGAGCTGGGGGTCACGCTGTTCGTCCGCTCCAACCGCGGTGTTTCCCTGACAGAGGCAGGCAGGGAATTTTATGACCAGGCCCACGCCATCCTGCAGAACGTCCGCCTTATGAAGCAGATGGGACGGCAAAAAAAATACAAGAAAATAAACATCTCCTGCTATCCGTCCACCATGATCTCGCGGCTGTTCTGCTTTTTGTACAACACCATCAACCACGATGAATACAAGATGTCATTTCTGGAAGGGACGGTGGAGGACATCGTGGACAATGTCCATACCGGCGTTTCCGATATCGGCATCGTCTACTTTTCCAAGGACCAGCATAAATGCTTCTCGCATGTCCTTGCCCACAAGGACATCGAATTCATCGAGATTTCGCAGCATGAGCCCTGCATCTACGTAGGACCCAAGAATCCCCTGTATGACCGGGAAAGCATCAGCTTCTCCGACCTTGATGACAACAGCTTCATCCAGCCGGTCAATGACTTTTTTTCCATAGAGCATCACCTGACAGGATCAGTGTGGGGATGTCCAAAGCGGCAAATTTCAAAAGTCTCTTTTCCACCAACAGCGACAATCAGATCATCGAGATGCTGCTGCATACGGATATCTGCAGTTTCGGCATACGTCTGA